One window of the Archangium primigenium genome contains the following:
- a CDS encoding MBL fold metallo-hydrolase, giving the protein MHLRRALATTTTLLLLSSCTAEPVTPPGTNIPDVDMSGDRVPTAQGDIVIHPINHATLALGWMGKTHYVDPVGDAARFEGLPAADVILLTDLHADHLSVERLSALVTPDTVIVAPQAVYTQLPAALQAVTRVLANGETTSVAGLRVEAVPMYNLTPERLGYHEKGRGNGYVLSDTQRRVYIAGDTEDTPEMRALRDIDVAFVPMNLPYTMTVQQAADAVRAFTPGIVYPYHSRGSDLNEFKRLVGPDGAIEVRLRAWY; this is encoded by the coding sequence ATGCACCTGCGCCGCGCCCTCGCCACCACCACGACCCTGCTGCTGTTGTCCTCCTGCACCGCCGAGCCGGTGACCCCGCCCGGGACGAACATCCCCGACGTGGACATGTCGGGAGACCGCGTCCCGACGGCCCAGGGCGACATCGTCATCCACCCCATCAACCACGCCACGCTCGCGCTCGGGTGGATGGGCAAGACGCACTACGTCGATCCGGTGGGAGACGCCGCGCGCTTCGAGGGCCTGCCCGCCGCGGACGTCATCCTCTTGACCGACCTCCACGCGGACCACCTGAGCGTGGAGCGGTTGAGCGCGCTGGTGACGCCGGACACGGTCATCGTCGCGCCCCAGGCCGTGTACACGCAGCTGCCGGCCGCGCTCCAGGCCGTCACGCGGGTGCTCGCCAACGGGGAGACCACGAGCGTGGCGGGCCTGCGCGTCGAGGCGGTGCCCATGTACAACCTCACGCCCGAGCGCCTGGGCTACCACGAGAAGGGCCGGGGCAACGGCTACGTGCTCTCGGACACGCAGCGGCGCGTCTACATCGCCGGCGACACCGAGGACACGCCCGAGATGCGCGCGCTGCGCGACATCGACGTGGCCTTCGTGCCGATGAACCTGCCCTACACCATGACGGTGCAGCAGGCGGCGGACGCGGTGCGCGCGTTCACGCCCGGCATCGTCTACCCGTACCACTCGCGCGGCAGCGACCTGAACGAGTTCAAGCGCCTGGTGGGCCCGGACGGGGCCATCGAGGTGCGCCTGCGCGCGTGGTACTGA
- a CDS encoding sensor histidine kinase, with the protein MNEGSLVRATLKALFLPRRLLPIVLVCAPMVAAQVRFSDGEPMAGPLGLLLCVLCITVAPVSYRVLFPEGLDLSHGGIRLVLYATVGAGVVLTGGAALPRVLDLGPTFLTDRYSLAVCAGLFLVGGWGLGRDIGFEETLARERARAARLEVEAEQAQLLALRSHLDPHFLFNTLNAIAEWCQTDGAVAEAAVLRLSSMLRGVLAGVRAATWPLERELELVRTLFELHLLRDPDLFQLHVEVEPGLEAFPVPPLVLLPLAENAVKHGPAAGHRGPLRLSVRAHEDTLVFSLENPGASQGPRAGSSGLPTVERRLALTYPGQARLVLSSDAGRTRVTVTLPRARPAAGLVT; encoded by the coding sequence ATGAACGAAGGCTCCCTCGTGCGCGCCACGCTCAAGGCGCTCTTCCTGCCCCGGCGGCTCCTGCCCATCGTGCTCGTGTGCGCGCCGATGGTGGCCGCCCAGGTGCGCTTCAGCGACGGCGAGCCCATGGCCGGGCCCCTGGGCCTGCTGCTGTGCGTGCTGTGCATCACCGTGGCCCCCGTGTCCTACCGCGTCCTCTTCCCCGAGGGCCTGGACCTGAGCCACGGCGGCATCCGCCTGGTGCTCTACGCCACCGTGGGCGCGGGCGTGGTGCTGACCGGCGGCGCCGCGCTGCCCCGGGTGCTCGATCTCGGGCCCACCTTCCTCACGGACCGCTACAGCCTGGCCGTCTGCGCGGGGCTCTTCCTCGTGGGCGGCTGGGGCCTGGGCCGGGACATCGGCTTCGAGGAGACGCTCGCCCGCGAGCGTGCCCGGGCCGCCCGGCTCGAGGTGGAGGCGGAGCAGGCGCAGCTGCTCGCCCTGCGCAGCCACCTGGATCCCCACTTCCTCTTCAACACCCTCAACGCCATCGCCGAGTGGTGCCAGACGGACGGCGCCGTGGCCGAGGCCGCCGTGCTGCGGCTGTCCTCCATGCTGCGCGGCGTGCTCGCCGGGGTGCGCGCCGCCACCTGGCCCCTGGAGCGCGAGCTGGAGCTGGTGCGCACCCTCTTCGAGCTGCACCTGCTGCGCGACCCGGACCTCTTCCAGCTGCACGTCGAGGTGGAGCCGGGCCTGGAGGCCTTTCCCGTGCCGCCGCTCGTGCTGCTGCCGCTCGCGGAGAACGCGGTGAAGCATGGGCCCGCCGCGGGACACCGGGGGCCCCTGCGGCTGTCCGTGCGCGCCCACGAGGACACGCTCGTCTTCAGCCTGGAGAATCCCGGGGCGTCCCAGGGCCCGCGCGCGGGCAGCAGCGGCCTGCCCACCGTGGAGCGCCGGCTCGCGCTCACCTACCCGGGCCAGGCCCGGCTGGTGCTGAGCAGTGACGCCGGGCGCACCCGCGTCACCGTCACCCTGCCCCGCGCGCGGCCCGCCGCGGGCCTCGTCACGTGA
- a CDS encoding cysteine hydrolase family protein, giving the protein MPDQRSDIALLIIDVLNDLEFPGGERVLPWALRMTERLGPFAEQMRKANVPVIYVNDNFDQWHSDFAELYRYCTRKDARGRAVARALKPAPDDYFILKPKHSAFFATSLVPLLEHLGTKRLLMAGLATNLCVFFSAHDAHMHEYKITVLSDCCAAESDTDHDMALQQLQRFLHVRVQRSDEVKVGASSRRKRTARKTPESQK; this is encoded by the coding sequence ATGCCCGACCAGCGCTCCGACATCGCCCTGTTGATCATCGACGTCCTCAATGATCTGGAGTTCCCCGGAGGTGAACGCGTGTTGCCCTGGGCCCTGCGCATGACCGAGCGGCTGGGGCCGTTCGCCGAGCAGATGCGCAAGGCCAACGTGCCGGTCATCTACGTCAACGACAACTTCGACCAGTGGCACAGCGACTTCGCCGAGCTCTACCGGTATTGCACGCGCAAGGACGCCCGGGGACGCGCCGTGGCGCGCGCCCTCAAGCCCGCGCCCGACGACTACTTCATCCTCAAGCCCAAGCACTCGGCCTTCTTCGCCACGTCGCTCGTGCCGTTGCTGGAGCACCTCGGAACGAAGCGGCTGCTCATGGCGGGCCTGGCGACGAACCTGTGCGTGTTCTTCAGCGCCCATGACGCGCACATGCACGAGTACAAGATCACCGTGCTCAGCGACTGCTGCGCCGCGGAGAGCGACACCGACCACGACATGGCCCTGCAGCAACTCCAGCGCTTCCTGCACGTGCGCGTGCAGCGCAGCGACGAGGTGAAGGTGGGCGCGTCGTCCCGGCGCAAGCGGACCGCCCGCAAGACGCCCGAATCCCAGAAGTGA
- a CDS encoding glycosyltransferase family 39 protein — translation MTLPSSSRTLLLLALALVALGLSLKLKHYAGPNLYGLQAQSWLEGRWDVPGPVEDVSQYGERYYVAFPPFPSVVLLPVVALVGHERVPYRALAVVISGLTAWAAWRVLRRLDIPEADRPWLVAALLAGTAFWFCVVQSEAVWFFAHVVAVTCSLLALEEALGPARGWRAGLWAGLAFLCRQLCVYLVPFIALMVWWRHAGAGRRRQAREAVLALALVGVCGGLYLMLNAVRFGHPLDTGYAGMPLSEFLAERVARYGLFHPAYVPFNFFHMFLEGPHFEFGGARKLAPLGIDGMGTSLTLASPFVFVALAARPERFLRQAAWGMVGLSLLHMLHYYNNGWVQLNAQRFSLDFLPVLWVLVALGTRHVEARWWKGLVAWSIGLNVLVLAVLPELVHAWRRL, via the coding sequence ATGACCCTTCCGTCCTCCTCGCGCACGCTGTTGCTCCTCGCCCTGGCCCTGGTCGCGCTCGGGTTGAGTCTGAAGTTGAAGCACTACGCCGGGCCCAACCTCTATGGCCTCCAGGCCCAGTCCTGGCTGGAGGGGCGCTGGGACGTGCCCGGGCCGGTGGAGGACGTGAGCCAGTACGGGGAGCGCTACTACGTGGCCTTCCCGCCGTTCCCCTCGGTGGTGCTGCTGCCGGTGGTGGCGCTCGTGGGGCACGAGCGCGTGCCCTACCGCGCCCTGGCCGTGGTCATCTCGGGCCTGACGGCGTGGGCCGCGTGGCGCGTGCTGCGGCGGTTGGACATCCCCGAGGCGGATCGTCCCTGGCTGGTGGCGGCGCTCCTGGCGGGCACGGCCTTCTGGTTCTGCGTGGTCCAGAGCGAGGCCGTGTGGTTCTTCGCGCACGTGGTGGCGGTGACGTGCTCGTTGCTGGCCTTGGAGGAGGCGCTGGGCCCGGCGCGAGGCTGGCGGGCGGGGCTGTGGGCGGGGCTGGCCTTCCTGTGCCGCCAGCTCTGTGTGTACCTGGTGCCCTTCATCGCGCTGATGGTGTGGTGGCGCCACGCGGGGGCGGGCCGGCGGCGGCAGGCGCGCGAGGCGGTGCTCGCGCTCGCGCTCGTGGGCGTCTGCGGGGGCCTCTACCTGATGCTCAACGCCGTGCGCTTCGGCCACCCGCTCGACACGGGCTACGCGGGCATGCCCCTGAGTGAGTTCCTCGCCGAGCGCGTGGCGCGCTACGGGCTGTTCCATCCCGCGTACGTGCCCTTCAACTTCTTCCACATGTTCCTGGAGGGGCCGCACTTCGAGTTCGGCGGGGCCCGGAAGCTGGCGCCGCTGGGCATTGACGGCATGGGGACCTCGCTCACCCTGGCCAGCCCCTTCGTCTTCGTGGCGCTGGCGGCGCGGCCGGAGCGGTTCCTGCGCCAGGCGGCGTGGGGCATGGTGGGCCTGTCGCTCCTGCACATGCTGCACTACTACAACAACGGCTGGGTGCAGCTGAACGCGCAGCGCTTCAGCCTGGACTTCCTGCCGGTGCTCTGGGTGCTCGTGGCGCTGGGCACCCGGCACGTGGAGGCGCGGTGGTGGAAGGGCCTGGTGGCCTGGTCCATCGGGCTCAACGTGCTCGTGCTGGCCGTGCTGCCCGAGCTCGTCCATGCGTGGCGCCGGCTGTGA
- a CDS encoding class II glutamine amidotransferase, protein MLNLLALSFEGELAPSLDLRCLSPGRKPPDGWGVGYYPGGEFAAALLKEAGPHPGSTRSELVRTWDPLESSIFLLHLRTATWGPITEANTQPFCRSAWGRDWLLAHSGSLEQRLPIPPGATFEPVGSTDSEALFCRLLDWMREQGWHSLGDADPAQLRGWLEEMNGLGPITLVISDGQDLCVYADRTGATRCWLWQLAPPYERLILGDEDLELDLTKRGAKSRKGFIVSTDPLTSRTEVPAHWKQISPGALLLIRQGALRAEVLPSWSQEAGAPPSSAVTEFEARKRLRRPPVAPVRVMDVVHRTVYRYDQPVERSAHKLRLTPFHDRLQSLLSHEVSMSSGVTRADYEDVFGNRVRKVLVESPYTELVIEGRSRVELRDTDPLGYRPLRERSTLPLVWMPWQRNMLQPYLLPPELPDTQLDELVEYAMSFARRNDFDLLDTLLDMNFSIYKEYRYVQGSTTLSTTPFDVYSERQGVCQDFANVFICLARLLGVPARYTCGYIYTGPKHANQAQAEASHAWVQVYLPEVGWKGFDPTNGILTQTDHVRVAVGRQYTDTTPTAGTIYLGGGRERLEVSVRCEPVEG, encoded by the coding sequence ATGCTCAACCTGCTCGCGCTGTCCTTCGAAGGAGAGCTCGCCCCCAGCCTCGACCTGCGCTGCCTGTCCCCGGGCCGCAAGCCGCCCGATGGCTGGGGCGTGGGCTACTACCCGGGGGGCGAGTTCGCCGCCGCGCTGCTCAAGGAGGCCGGCCCCCACCCGGGCAGCACCCGCAGCGAGCTGGTGAGGACGTGGGATCCGCTGGAGTCCTCCATCTTCCTGCTGCACCTGCGGACCGCCACCTGGGGGCCCATCACCGAGGCCAACACCCAGCCCTTCTGTCGCAGCGCGTGGGGTCGCGACTGGCTGCTCGCGCACAGCGGCAGCCTCGAGCAGCGTCTGCCCATTCCGCCGGGCGCCACCTTCGAGCCCGTGGGCTCCACCGACTCGGAGGCCCTGTTCTGCCGGCTGCTCGACTGGATGCGCGAGCAGGGCTGGCACAGCCTCGGGGACGCGGATCCGGCGCAGCTGCGCGGCTGGCTCGAGGAGATGAATGGCCTGGGGCCCATCACGCTCGTCATCTCGGACGGGCAGGACCTGTGCGTCTACGCGGACCGCACCGGCGCCACCAGGTGCTGGCTGTGGCAGCTCGCGCCGCCCTATGAGCGGCTCATCCTCGGCGACGAGGACCTGGAGCTGGACCTCACCAAGCGCGGCGCCAAGAGCCGCAAGGGCTTCATCGTCAGCACGGATCCCCTGACCTCGCGCACCGAGGTGCCCGCCCACTGGAAGCAGATCTCCCCGGGCGCGCTGCTGCTCATCCGCCAGGGCGCCTTGCGCGCCGAGGTGCTGCCCTCCTGGAGCCAGGAGGCGGGCGCGCCCCCGTCCTCCGCCGTCACCGAGTTCGAGGCCCGCAAGCGCCTGCGCCGTCCGCCGGTGGCCCCGGTGCGCGTCATGGACGTGGTCCACCGCACCGTCTACCGCTACGACCAGCCCGTGGAGCGCAGCGCGCACAAGCTGCGGCTCACCCCGTTCCACGACCGGCTCCAGTCCCTGCTGTCCCACGAGGTGAGCATGTCCTCGGGCGTCACGCGGGCCGACTACGAGGACGTCTTCGGCAACCGCGTGCGCAAGGTGCTCGTGGAGTCGCCCTACACGGAGCTCGTCATCGAGGGCCGCTCGCGCGTGGAGCTGCGGGACACGGATCCGCTCGGCTACCGCCCGCTGCGCGAGCGCTCCACGCTGCCGCTCGTGTGGATGCCCTGGCAGCGCAACATGCTCCAGCCCTACCTGCTGCCGCCGGAGCTGCCGGACACCCAGTTGGACGAGCTGGTCGAGTACGCGATGAGCTTCGCGCGCCGCAACGACTTCGACCTGCTCGACACGCTGCTGGACATGAACTTCAGCATCTACAAGGAGTACCGCTACGTCCAGGGCTCCACCACGCTGAGCACCACGCCCTTCGACGTGTATTCGGAGCGCCAGGGCGTGTGTCAGGACTTCGCCAACGTCTTCATCTGCCTGGCGCGCCTCTTGGGCGTGCCCGCGCGCTACACCTGCGGCTACATCTACACGGGCCCCAAGCACGCCAACCAGGCGCAGGCCGAGGCCTCGCACGCCTGGGTCCAGGTGTATCTGCCCGAGGTGGGCTGGAAGGGCTTCGATCCCACCAACGGCATCCTCACCCAGACGGACCACGTGCGGGTGGCGGTGGGCCGTCAGTACACGGACACCACGCCCACCGCGGGCACCATCTACCTGGGCGGTGGCCGCGAGCGCCTGGAGGTGTCCGTGCGCTGCGAGCCGGTGGAGGGCTGA